One genomic segment of Gossypium arboreum isolate Shixiya-1 chromosome 3, ASM2569848v2, whole genome shotgun sequence includes these proteins:
- the LOC108485795 gene encoding uncharacterized protein LOC108485795: MDGIFLPSSAEKSVSPNKQLKNIPRRHSSGAHTSIIHGGGGGGGLFLAPLPSLSFSYPFYQAQQQPPLLPLPLPNKPLHTSLPSRTPTLLSSPSNLKSNRNKDQSLTPPKRSKSKQLSGKSVGEPKKLQTRPTEGKKAQGAISKPFVMASGGPQVAARDLERLSSSIFTLSPPPSSLPLPSFSLRPKLGCKAEAGGGVDDGATDNLRRLLRLP; encoded by the coding sequence ATGGATGGGATTTTCTTGCCATCTTCAGCTGAGAAATCTGTTTCTCCAAACAAGCAACTCAAGAACATTCCAAGGAGACATAGTAGTGGAGCTCACACGAGCATCATCCATGGGGGGGGAGGAGGAGGAGGCCTCTTTTTGGCTCCCCTACCTTCTCTTTCCTTCTCTTATCCATTCTATCAGGCTCAGCAGCAACCACCTCTCCTTCCACTTCCACTCCCTAATAAACCTCTTCATACTTCGCTCCCTTCTCGAACCCCAACCCTTCTATCTTCTCCATCTAACCTCAAAAGCAACAGAAACAAAGACCAATCTCTGACCCCTCCAAAGAGATCAAAATCAAAGCAACTCAGTGGGAAATCAGTAGGAGAGCCAAAGAAACTTCAAACCAGACCAACGGAGGGAAAAAAAGCACAAGGTGCAATTAGTAAGCCCTTTGTCATGGCATCAGGAGGACCCCAGGTGGCTGCGAGAGATTTGGAGAGGCTTTCAAGTTCTATCTTTACACTCTCTCCACCACCTAGCAGCTTGCCTTTGCCCAGCTTTTCGCTTAGACCAAAGCTTGGCTGCAAGGCTGAAGCTGGTGGAGGAGTCGATGATGGAGCCACTGACAATCTCCGACGACTCCTACGTCTCCCTTGA